The following proteins come from a genomic window of Halobellus litoreus:
- a CDS encoding cation:proton antiporter gives MADILLVVGVTLLVAFVFGEVLERVGEPALVGEIIAGLVLGPSIIGLIDYDETFAVFGMIGAMLLFFDIGYEHLDLTELLSVGSAAISIALFGMIIPAGTGLVLGLAFDYSVAESAFLALALSVTSIAVTARTLLDLHQLDSRVGHRVVGAAVVDDVVGLLAFALLLLAVSGDGTIEAVATLGQVIGFFALAVIARFTVIQQLSSLLARSRQIEADILALFSVIFLVSFSAEAVGLDVTLGALIIGLLVGEDERLSRLEVREGVAGIAYGMFIPLFFAGVGAQIDLRVLTTLDAFVIAVVTFGLTAKFVGGFVGNLIAGGDIRESAAIGVGMTPKTGVGLAIISTALAAGFISGRLFSAFVALVLVSVLISPSLLQAVLSRTNSPD, from the coding sequence ATCATCGCAGGACTGGTTCTCGGGCCGTCTATCATTGGTCTCATTGACTACGATGAGACATTCGCCGTGTTCGGGATGATCGGCGCAATGCTCCTCTTTTTCGATATCGGCTACGAACACCTCGACCTCACAGAACTCCTGTCAGTTGGTTCTGCCGCCATCAGTATCGCGCTATTTGGGATGATAATACCCGCAGGCACCGGCCTCGTACTCGGCCTCGCGTTCGACTATAGCGTCGCCGAGAGTGCTTTTCTGGCACTCGCGCTCTCGGTGACTTCTATCGCCGTAACCGCTCGAACGTTACTTGACCTACACCAGCTCGATTCGCGTGTCGGGCATCGTGTTGTCGGGGCCGCGGTCGTGGACGACGTCGTAGGCCTTCTCGCGTTTGCACTGCTCTTGCTCGCAGTCTCCGGGGACGGTACCATCGAGGCCGTGGCGACTCTTGGACAAGTGATTGGGTTCTTTGCCCTGGCGGTGATCGCTCGGTTCACCGTTATCCAACAACTCTCGTCACTGTTGGCGCGCTCACGACAGATAGAAGCAGACATACTGGCCCTCTTTAGTGTGATTTTCCTCGTTAGTTTCAGCGCGGAGGCGGTCGGTCTCGATGTTACTCTCGGAGCGCTCATTATTGGGCTGCTTGTGGGTGAAGATGAGCGTCTCTCGCGGTTGGAAGTCCGTGAGGGTGTCGCCGGTATCGCGTACGGGATGTTTATTCCGCTTTTTTTCGCAGGCGTGGGAGCACAAATCGATCTCCGTGTCCTGACCACTCTTGACGCATTCGTCATCGCCGTCGTTACATTCGGTCTAACAGCGAAGTTTGTCGGCGGGTTCGTCGGCAACCTGATTGCGGGCGGAGATATCCGCGAGTCCGCCGCGATCGGCGTCGGTATGACTCCGAAGACGGGAGTCGGACTGGCGATCATCAGCACCGCTCTCGCAGCGGGATTCATCTCAGGACGGCTGTTCTCGGCCTTCGTAGCGCTCGTACTGGTGTCCGTATTGATCTCGCCATCTCTTCTTCAAGCTGTGTTGAGCCGGACAAACAGCCCTGACTAA
- a CDS encoding SOSS complex subunit B family protein, protein MSSKNVTSQVVSVDEQAFEKADEAAVDEEGFEVVDETPEFQATVQMEVQAKVDANHPDGMVDTSEERIYGATLEQEERIRAREAELERISAQAELGTQEGREKRTRDIAARRSAERRAEFQKRAASVNPMADPERGDPRAELTQEQLAAVNKQSMRLAKKLDGWSRAAIGRRLGEAVVGGKDLMGAVVGVFEELQTAPGQVVPIGMLEDVNRKEMSVEGQIEVLWDSDSPAIAQVGLIADESGKTKVTIWEKSNAPWIEEGEQVRIHGAARNWYEGRVSLAVTGWSTLHFPERGRWWE, encoded by the coding sequence ATGTCAAGTAAGAACGTTACCAGTCAAGTAGTTTCGGTCGATGAACAGGCATTCGAAAAAGCGGACGAAGCGGCGGTCGATGAAGAGGGCTTCGAGGTCGTCGATGAGACCCCGGAGTTCCAGGCGACGGTGCAGATGGAGGTACAGGCAAAGGTCGATGCAAACCACCCGGACGGGATGGTCGACACCAGCGAAGAGCGGATTTACGGTGCGACCCTTGAACAGGAAGAGCGCATTCGGGCGCGGGAAGCCGAACTGGAGCGCATCAGTGCCCAGGCAGAGCTGGGGACGCAGGAAGGTCGGGAGAAGCGGACACGAGACATCGCGGCGAGGAGGAGCGCTGAGCGGCGTGCAGAGTTCCAGAAGCGGGCGGCGAGCGTGAATCCGATGGCTGACCCGGAACGAGGTGATCCCCGTGCAGAACTCACGCAGGAGCAGTTGGCGGCAGTGAACAAGCAGTCGATGCGGCTGGCGAAGAAGCTGGATGGCTGGTCACGAGCAGCGATTGGTCGGCGGCTGGGTGAAGCCGTCGTCGGTGGAAAAGACCTGATGGGTGCGGTCGTCGGGGTGTTTGAGGAGTTGCAGACCGCGCCGGGACAGGTAGTTCCCATCGGGATGCTCGAGGACGTCAATCGCAAAGAGATGAGTGTTGAAGGTCAAATCGAGGTGCTCTGGGATAGTGACTCACCAGCCATCGCTCAAGTTGGCCTCATCGCGGACGAGAGCGGGAAAACCAAGGTGACGATCTGGGAGAAATCGAATGCCCCGTGGATCGAAGAAGGCGAACAGGTGCGTATTCACGGAGCGGCGAGAAATTGGTACGAAGGACGCGTCTCACTGGCCGTCACTGGGTGGTCGACCCTGCATTTCCCCGAGCGCGGTCGGTGGTGGGAGTAG
- a CDS encoding C2H2-type zinc finger protein, translating into MGASASRPASDTKMYECDYCDATFEAVSNLGGHIASAHRYGEVLEAGDQVPLFQTLTRLAEHLICLLNRSGRFLDVRGRARSP; encoded by the coding sequence ATGGGTGCCAGCGCAAGCAGACCGGCGAGTGACACAAAGATGTACGAATGCGACTACTGTGATGCCACGTTCGAAGCGGTCAGCAACCTCGGTGGCCATATTGCCTCCGCACATCGGTACGGTGAAGTACTCGAGGCAGGCGATCAGGTCCCCCTGTTCCAGACGCTGACTCGCCTTGCCGAGCATCTGATTTGCCTCCTCAATCGCTCGGGTCGCTTTCTCGACGTGAGGGGCCGTGCGAGATCCCCCTAA
- a CDS encoding DUF6603 domain-containing protein, with protein sequence MAPQHTKVGIAAEFRKFVEPLGTAAEDGPDGLVFLATEAGVDLEYVLADKSNLESIANDVSDAYQTLESLLTGDEPPDVEDLSRIVSLSKTLVDAVHRLDDLQFEAYVDDPDVVEPLFDYLLVRYVSEEHPQLFDLIQIVGAVSEDERGYPEALDFGRLVDSLTSPNQYVRRRYRWGSEAFDGLQLLSHLRGILLGLKIPASLEPQPPTERWRSIAPGDGDLVTERLRIPIVYLDTAEGEREAGLFLVTAPSSPLGRPPGIAIAPYGLQSLTGAGSADGRLDETVRLDDDWTFSIDLSAAGATDCALVVRPGGATLLTPGSTSTPTELRGSVELERSTVDGDPTVLLGDESASNLSLTSVSARAAVEYSGDDASFLVELPVGTRLAVIPAEADGFLRSILPASGIETDIDTSVGWSSDSGLFFQGGGSLSVSLPQHRSLGPVTLSEIFLGLSVADRGVVMEGTASIGVTLGPISGVVERIGIEAEIDFPAGRDGTFGPVDADVGFSPPKGFGISIDASAVTGEGYLSFDAENERYEGTLKLAFGDIVVNAVGLLTTRLPGGEDGFSLLIIISGEFPPIQLGMGVTLNALGGLLGVNRTTQFDVLRSGLKKGSMKSVLFPEDPVRNAPQLISDLRSIFPPMNDRHVIGPMARFAWGTPPIVTADVGILLELPAPIRLAILGRISAVLPAEEGALIELNMDALGVVDFGEGTASVDASLSDSRIVTLVITGDMALRSSWGDNPGFGLSVGGFNPRFTPPPEFPDLRRLSLNLCPGNNPRLRLAGYFAVTSNTVQFGARVDLYAAAGKFSISGYLGFDALFQFDPFKFVVDVAAGVALKVGGSTLMSISFEGMFSGPAPWHVKGRAKFKILFFSFSVSVEKKFGERADPSTLPPPDVLGELQAAIERDGNWAAQLPEDNRTVVSLRDVDATDGEVLAHPLGTLSVRQRVVPLDIAIDRYGSAAPLRYDTFGITDVSIEGSSQTQPGTAEQPRPPAGEAIREQFAPAQYFDLTDDEKLSRPGFERLPAGRRIGNDLLAYGGESDPSLITTTTLEYETDVDDASLDVYAKPFDDPLGLPLDVANALANSSAVAQAETRTTGQAKYDGPDQRIDVEETGYVVASSADLSREGVVIDGATRTEAEQALSRHVDEHPEKSGDLQVVAMHEASDGGIS encoded by the coding sequence ATGGCACCCCAGCACACGAAAGTCGGGATCGCGGCAGAGTTCAGGAAGTTCGTCGAACCACTCGGAACCGCAGCGGAGGATGGACCGGACGGACTCGTCTTCCTCGCGACGGAGGCGGGAGTCGACCTGGAGTACGTTCTAGCAGACAAGAGTAATCTCGAATCCATCGCGAACGATGTCTCCGACGCGTATCAGACGCTAGAGTCGCTGTTGACTGGTGACGAGCCACCGGACGTCGAGGACCTATCCCGGATCGTCTCTCTCTCGAAGACGCTGGTCGACGCAGTTCATCGGCTGGACGACCTGCAATTCGAAGCGTACGTCGACGACCCGGACGTCGTCGAACCCCTCTTCGACTACCTTCTCGTCAGGTACGTCTCCGAAGAACATCCGCAACTCTTCGATCTGATCCAGATCGTCGGCGCTGTATCGGAGGACGAACGGGGGTATCCCGAAGCGCTCGACTTCGGACGTCTGGTGGATTCGCTGACATCACCGAATCAGTACGTGCGTCGGCGATACCGATGGGGGAGTGAGGCGTTCGACGGCCTTCAGCTGCTCTCACACCTACGAGGTATCCTCCTTGGATTGAAAATCCCAGCAAGTCTCGAGCCGCAACCACCGACCGAGCGGTGGCGGAGTATCGCCCCAGGGGACGGGGATCTCGTCACGGAACGGCTTCGGATCCCGATCGTCTACCTCGACACGGCTGAAGGCGAAAGAGAAGCGGGGCTGTTCTTAGTCACGGCGCCGTCGTCGCCGCTCGGTCGGCCCCCCGGGATCGCCATCGCTCCGTACGGTCTCCAGTCACTGACGGGAGCCGGTTCCGCGGACGGACGACTGGACGAGACGGTGCGTCTCGACGACGACTGGACGTTCTCCATCGACCTCTCCGCCGCGGGAGCCACGGACTGCGCTCTCGTCGTTCGTCCCGGCGGTGCGACGCTCCTCACACCCGGCAGTACCAGCACGCCGACGGAACTCCGGGGGTCGGTCGAACTCGAACGAAGCACGGTGGACGGCGACCCGACCGTGTTACTCGGCGACGAGAGTGCCAGTAACCTCTCGCTGACCTCTGTATCGGCCCGTGCTGCCGTCGAGTACTCTGGCGACGACGCCTCCTTCCTCGTCGAACTCCCCGTCGGAACGCGCCTGGCCGTCATACCCGCCGAGGCGGACGGCTTCCTGCGGTCGATCCTCCCCGCCAGTGGTATCGAAACCGACATCGACACCTCCGTGGGGTGGTCCTCGGACTCCGGCCTCTTCTTCCAAGGTGGCGGTTCGCTCTCCGTCTCGCTCCCCCAGCATCGGTCGCTCGGTCCGGTGACGCTCTCCGAGATCTTCCTCGGCCTCTCCGTCGCCGACCGGGGCGTCGTGATGGAGGGAACCGCCTCGATCGGTGTCACGCTCGGACCCATCTCGGGTGTCGTCGAACGTATCGGAATCGAGGCCGAGATCGACTTCCCTGCGGGGCGCGACGGAACGTTCGGTCCGGTCGATGCGGACGTAGGGTTCAGCCCACCGAAAGGATTCGGTATCTCGATAGACGCAAGCGCGGTGACCGGTGAGGGCTATCTCTCGTTCGACGCCGAAAACGAGCGATACGAGGGAACGCTGAAGCTCGCGTTCGGGGACATCGTCGTCAACGCGGTCGGCCTGCTTACGACCCGACTCCCAGGCGGCGAGGATGGGTTCTCGCTGCTGATCATCATCTCCGGTGAGTTCCCCCCGATCCAACTCGGGATGGGCGTCACGCTCAACGCACTCGGTGGACTGCTCGGCGTCAACCGGACGACCCAGTTCGACGTCCTGCGATCCGGGCTCAAGAAGGGATCGATGAAGTCCGTCCTCTTCCCGGAAGATCCCGTTCGGAACGCACCACAGCTCATCAGCGACCTCCGTAGCATCTTCCCACCGATGAACGACCGACACGTGATCGGGCCGATGGCGCGATTCGCGTGGGGGACCCCACCCATCGTCACCGCCGACGTCGGCATCCTCCTGGAGCTCCCGGCACCGATCCGGCTGGCTATCCTCGGCAGAATCAGCGCCGTGCTGCCCGCCGAAGAAGGCGCACTCATCGAACTCAATATGGACGCCCTCGGAGTCGTCGACTTCGGTGAGGGGACGGCCTCCGTGGACGCCAGCCTCTCCGATTCCCGGATCGTCACGCTCGTCATCACCGGAGATATGGCGTTACGTTCGAGCTGGGGGGATAATCCGGGGTTCGGGTTGTCGGTCGGTGGATTCAATCCGCGATTCACCCCACCGCCAGAGTTCCCCGACCTCCGGCGACTCTCGCTCAACCTCTGTCCGGGGAACAACCCGCGATTACGACTCGCTGGCTACTTCGCGGTCACCTCGAATACGGTGCAGTTCGGGGCTCGAGTCGACCTCTACGCGGCAGCCGGGAAGTTCAGCATCAGTGGATACCTCGGCTTCGACGCCCTCTTCCAGTTCGATCCGTTCAAATTCGTGGTCGACGTGGCTGCAGGGGTCGCCCTCAAAGTCGGCGGCTCGACGCTGATGTCCATCTCGTTCGAGGGGATGTTCTCGGGGCCAGCGCCGTGGCACGTCAAAGGCCGAGCGAAGTTCAAGATACTGTTCTTCTCGTTCTCGGTCAGCGTCGAGAAAAAGTTCGGCGAGCGAGCCGACCCGTCCACGCTTCCACCGCCGGACGTCCTCGGTGAACTGCAGGCGGCAATCGAGCGAGACGGGAACTGGGCAGCCCAGCTCCCCGAAGACAACCGGACTGTCGTCTCGCTCCGTGACGTGGACGCCACCGACGGAGAGGTCCTCGCACACCCCCTCGGCACGCTCAGTGTTCGCCAGCGAGTCGTCCCCCTCGACATCGCGATCGACAGATACGGTAGCGCAGCCCCGCTCAGATACGATACGTTCGGGATCACGGACGTCTCCATCGAGGGGAGCTCACAGACACAGCCAGGGACGGCAGAGCAGCCACGACCCCCGGCAGGGGAGGCGATTCGAGAGCAGTTCGCACCGGCCCAGTACTTCGACCTGACGGACGACGAGAAGCTCTCCCGCCCTGGATTCGAGCGACTCCCTGCAGGCAGACGAATCGGGAACGACCTCCTGGCGTACGGCGGCGAATCCGACCCGTCGCTCATCACGACCACGACGCTCGAGTACGAGACCGACGTCGACGATGCGTCGCTCGACGTGTACGCCAAACCCTTCGATGACCCACTCGGCCTGCCGCTCGATGTCGCCAACGCGCTGGCGAATTCGAGTGCGGTCGCCCAGGCAGAGACACGCACTACAGGGCAGGCGAAGTACGACGGCCCGGACCAGCGCATCGACGTGGAAGAGACTGGGTACGTCGTCGCTAGTTCTGCCGACCTGTCTCGGGAAGGCGTCGTCATCGATGGTGCGACGCGGACCGAGGCCGAGCAGGCGTTGAGCCGACACGTAGACGAGCATCCAGAGAAGTCTGGCGACCTTCAGGTCGTCGCGATGCACGAAGCGAGTGATGGAGGGATTAGCTGA